Proteins from a genomic interval of Onychostoma macrolepis isolate SWU-2019 chromosome 17, ASM1243209v1, whole genome shotgun sequence:
- the LOC131523297 gene encoding uncharacterized protein LOC131523297, with product MSEPSESDHDPVDYYDAGKFFEIETRILSNSEPIPSSKSRSAVHLPGAEPVMEKDEGHPISTELVDKGNLPEVETSNPQEANHPTLEQPVESSLSDLPEVEVLDGSSVDKSEKEVVHMTDQEKSDADSESSENSSRKDEGSNHSIQRESGISRESQENQSEATETEDLRRSRRRCEPPNRLNYPQLGNPLSLVIQSLFSSLSTAITTSLEELSPSRNYSPVKTI from the coding sequence ATGAGTGAGCCTTCAGAGTCAGACCATGATCCAGTGGATTATTATGACGCAGGAAAGTTCTTTGAGATTGAAACCAGAATTCTGTCTAACTCAGAACCTATTCCTTCTTCCAAAAGTAGAAGTGCAGTTCACTTACCTGGTGCTGAACCTGTGATGGAAAAGGATGAAGGACATCCTATCTCGACAGAACTTGTTGATAAAGGAAACTTACCTGAAGTGGAAACCTCAAATCCACAGGAGGCCAATCATCCTACTTTAGAGCAACCGGTAGAGAGCAGCCTATCAGATCTGCCTGAAGTTGAAGTTCTTGATGGAAGCTCAGTTGATAAATCTGAAAAGGAAGTGGTTCACATGACAGATCAAGAGAAATCAGATGCTGATAGTGAATCATCTGAAAATTCAAGCAGGAAGGATGAAGGAAGTAACCATTCCATCCAAAGAGAAAGTGGCATTTCCAGAGAGTCTCAAGAGAACCAGAGTGAAGCAACTGAAACTGAAGATCTCAGACGTTCGAGAAGACGCTGTGAACCCCCAAACAGACTTAATTACCCGCAACTGGGTAATCCTCTCAGTTTAGTTATTCAGTCCCTGTTCTCTAGTCTAAGTACTGCAATTACTACCTCTTTGGAAGAACTGAGTCCCTCAAGAAATTACTCTCCGGTTAAAACCATCTGA